The Deinococcus wulumuqiensis R12 genome has a window encoding:
- the tnpA gene encoding IS200/IS605 family transposase, with protein MHMAGERSTRHAHFNLNYHLVFTPKYRRRSFFGPSRERLMEIFTATCAERDWLIRDMEVMPDHVHIFVSCPPKWSPSDIAKILKGVSARLMLQEFPELRRRGHLWTNAYYVGSAGNISADVIQRYIENQRKAQVDDDGV; from the coding sequence ATGCACATGGCCGGGGAGCGTTCCACACGACACGCGCACTTCAATTTGAATTACCATCTGGTGTTCACGCCGAAGTATCGCCGTCGTTCGTTCTTTGGCCCGTCTCGCGAACGCCTGATGGAGATTTTCACGGCCACCTGCGCTGAACGCGACTGGCTCATCCGGGACATGGAAGTCATGCCTGACCACGTTCACATCTTCGTGTCCTGCCCGCCAAAATGGTCCCCGTCCGACATCGCCAAGATTCTGAAAGGCGTCTCGGCGCGGCTGATGCTGCAAGAGTTTCCCGAGCTGAGGCGGCGCGGCCATCTGTGGACGAACGCCTACTACGTGGGGTCTGCGGGCAATATCTCGGCAGATGTGATTCAGCGGTACATCGAGAATCAGCGCAAAGCACAGGTGGATGACGATGGGGTTTAA
- a CDS encoding dihydrolipoamide acetyltransferase family protein, which translates to MKELLLPELAESVVEGEILKWLVQEGDTIALEQPLCEVMTDKVTVELPSPFAGTLHKRLANEGDVVAVHAVIALIDDGAGGAATPSATQAIQDSAENPATADMTLPVQAREEREQMGSDEGGSIVEATHIAKADDDSASLFKTFANDEEVKVQGLGQRKAASEQAPAYRNEGRVLAVPAARQAARELGLDLAAVRGSGPNGRIRVADVLAAAQGAEGGRQMAEGHSAEGQRQKAEGVSAQAEAPAPAAQPSAISHQPSAPAGKLAAPSAHLPAPVQYRTPKGFEDRETRVPLRGMRRVISQQMQASHLYTVRTLTVDEVNMTKLVEFRQRVKDEAKAADVKLSYLPFIFKAIAVALKKYPSLNTSFDESTQEIVQKSYYNMGMAVATEAGLTVPVLKDVDRKSIFDLAREVVDLAARANAGKLQADELAGSSFSVTNIGSIGALFSFPIINVPDAAIMGIHSIVKRPIVDEDDNITVAHMMYLSLSFDHRLIDGAEAARFCKEVIRLLENPDRLMLEGF; encoded by the coding sequence ATGAAAGAACTGCTGCTGCCCGAACTCGCCGAGAGCGTCGTCGAGGGTGAAATCCTGAAATGGCTGGTTCAGGAGGGCGACACGATTGCCCTCGAACAGCCGCTGTGCGAAGTCATGACCGACAAGGTCACCGTCGAACTGCCCAGCCCCTTTGCCGGAACCCTCCACAAGCGTCTGGCGAACGAGGGCGACGTGGTGGCCGTTCACGCCGTCATCGCCCTGATCGACGACGGGGCGGGCGGCGCGGCGACCCCCAGCGCGACCCAGGCCATTCAGGACAGCGCCGAGAACCCGGCGACTGCCGACATGACCCTGCCCGTGCAGGCCCGGGAGGAGCGCGAGCAGATGGGCAGCGACGAGGGCGGCTCCATCGTCGAGGCGACCCACATCGCCAAGGCCGACGACGACTCGGCCAGCCTGTTCAAGACCTTCGCCAACGACGAGGAAGTGAAGGTGCAGGGCCTCGGCCAGCGCAAGGCCGCCTCCGAGCAGGCGCCCGCCTACCGCAACGAGGGCCGTGTCCTCGCCGTTCCCGCCGCTCGCCAGGCGGCCCGCGAACTGGGCCTCGACCTCGCTGCGGTGCGCGGCTCCGGCCCCAACGGGCGGATTCGGGTGGCGGACGTGCTGGCGGCGGCGCAGGGGGCAGAAGGCGGAAGGCAGATGGCAGAAGGCCACAGTGCAGAAGGTCAAAGGCAGAAGGCAGAAGGCGTCAGTGCCCAAGCCGAAGCACCGGCCCCCGCCGCTCAGCCATCGGCCATCAGCCATCAGCCATCTGCACCCGCAGGCAAACTCGCCGCGCCCTCCGCGCACCTGCCTGCGCCCGTGCAGTACCGCACCCCGAAGGGCTTCGAGGACCGCGAAACCCGCGTGCCCCTGCGCGGAATGCGCCGCGTCATCTCGCAGCAGATGCAGGCGTCGCACCTCTACACCGTTCGCACGCTGACCGTGGACGAAGTGAACATGACCAAGCTGGTCGAGTTCCGCCAGCGTGTCAAGGACGAGGCCAAGGCCGCCGACGTGAAGCTGTCGTACCTGCCTTTCATCTTCAAGGCGATTGCGGTGGCCCTCAAGAAGTACCCCAGCCTCAACACCTCCTTTGACGAAAGCACGCAGGAAATCGTCCAGAAGTCCTACTACAACATGGGCATGGCCGTCGCCACCGAGGCGGGCCTGACCGTCCCCGTGCTGAAAGATGTTGACCGCAAGAGCATCTTCGACCTGGCGCGTGAAGTGGTGGACCTCGCGGCGCGGGCCAACGCGGGCAAGTTGCAGGCCGACGAACTCGCGGGCAGCTCCTTCAGCGTGACCAACATCGGCTCCATCGGCGCGCTGTTCTCGTTCCCCATCATCAACGTGCCGGACGCCGCCATCATGGGCATCCACTCCATCGTCAAGCGGCCCATCGTGGACGAGGACGACAACATCACCGTTGCCCACATGATGTACCTCAGCCTGTCGTTCGACCACCGCCTGATTGACGGGGCCGAAGCCGCCCGCTTCTGCAAGGAAGTCATCCGGCTGTTGGAGAACCCCGACCGTCTGATGCTGGAAGGCTTCTAA
- a CDS encoding alpha-ketoacid dehydrogenase subunit beta translates to MTTQAEPRTINLIQAVTEALAEELERDERVVLFGEDVGARGGVFMATAGLQERFGKGRVFDTPLAEGSIVGAAVGMAVRGMRPIAEIQFADYIGPGFDQLLSQAAKIRYRSGGQFTAPLVIRTPSGGGVKGGHHHSQSPEAYYCHMAGIKVVMPSTPYDAKGLLKAAVRSDDPVMFFEPKRLYRAAKGEVPSHDYTVEIGKAAIRREGSDLSLIGYGGVMPDLEKAADALAAEGVSVEVIDLRSLVPWDRPLVLQSVEKTGRAVLVSEAPRMANFMGEVAYTIQNEAFDSLSAPVGQVAGFDTPYPYIQDKIYLPGANRIVAACVKALNY, encoded by the coding sequence ATGACCACCCAGGCAGAACCCCGCACCATCAACCTGATTCAGGCCGTGACCGAGGCGCTGGCCGAGGAACTCGAGCGCGACGAACGGGTGGTGCTGTTCGGTGAGGACGTGGGCGCACGTGGCGGCGTGTTCATGGCGACGGCAGGCTTGCAGGAACGCTTCGGCAAGGGGCGCGTGTTCGACACCCCGCTGGCCGAAGGATCCATCGTCGGCGCGGCGGTGGGCATGGCGGTGCGCGGCATGCGCCCGATTGCCGAGATTCAGTTCGCCGACTACATCGGCCCCGGCTTCGACCAGTTGCTGAGTCAAGCCGCCAAGATTCGCTACCGCAGCGGCGGGCAGTTCACGGCGCCCCTGGTGATTCGCACCCCGTCGGGCGGCGGCGTCAAGGGCGGGCACCACCACTCGCAGAGTCCGGAGGCGTACTACTGCCACATGGCCGGAATCAAGGTCGTGATGCCCAGCACCCCCTACGACGCCAAGGGGTTGCTCAAGGCCGCCGTTCGCAGTGACGACCCGGTGATGTTCTTCGAACCCAAGCGCCTGTACCGCGCCGCCAAGGGCGAAGTGCCTTCTCACGACTACACCGTCGAAATCGGCAAGGCCGCCATTCGCCGTGAGGGGTCCGACCTCTCGCTCATCGGCTACGGCGGCGTGATGCCCGACCTCGAAAAAGCTGCCGACGCCCTTGCCGCCGAAGGGGTCAGCGTGGAGGTCATCGACCTGCGCTCGCTGGTGCCGTGGGACAGGCCGCTGGTGCTGCAAAGCGTGGAAAAGACAGGCCGCGCCGTGCTGGTCAGCGAGGCCCCGCGTATGGCGAATTTCATGGGCGAGGTGGCCTACACCATCCAGAACGAAGCTTTCGACTCCCTCTCGGCCCCGGTCGGGCAGGTGGCGGGCTTCGACACGCCCTATCCCTACATTCAGGACAAGATTTACCTGCCGGGGGCCAACCGCATCGTCGCCGCGTGCGTCAAGGCGCTCAATTACTAG
- a CDS encoding thiamine pyrophosphate-dependent dehydrogenase E1 component subunit alpha, with product MIQPFTADPIRFVAEDGQPVLPLPERYTPALLRELHHLMLQGREFDRKLITLLRQGRTSFYSQASGMEATQIGLAKAIRARHDWVWGYYRDQVLGLGLGVPMFTLISQCLGSNTDECRGRQMPHHFSARDYNFVSASSSIASQVPPAAGSAMAQKYLGTDEITVVTFGDGATSEGDWHAGMNMAGAMGAPCLFVCENNQWAISTHIRHQTASENIHVKARAYGMPGFYVDGNDVVAVMEVCHHAAEWVRAGNGPALVECLTYRVGSHSNADADAEKSYRTRDEVNEWLGRDPIQRVENLLEYLGDPISAEERAGMIAAIHKQIDEDVLRAEAAGYPDWRIMFEDVYSDLPDHLRQQEVMLREEQGGQA from the coding sequence ATGATTCAACCCTTTACCGCTGACCCCATCCGCTTCGTGGCGGAAGACGGCCAGCCTGTTCTTCCGCTGCCGGAGCGCTATACCCCGGCGCTGCTGCGCGAACTGCACCACCTGATGCTTCAGGGGCGCGAGTTCGACCGCAAACTGATTACCCTGCTGCGGCAGGGGCGCACCAGCTTCTACTCGCAGGCGAGCGGCATGGAGGCCACCCAGATCGGGCTGGCGAAAGCCATTCGCGCCCGCCACGACTGGGTGTGGGGCTACTACCGTGACCAGGTGCTCGGCCTGGGTCTGGGCGTGCCGATGTTCACCCTGATTTCGCAGTGTCTGGGCAGCAACACCGACGAGTGCCGGGGCCGCCAGATGCCGCACCACTTCTCGGCGCGGGACTACAACTTCGTGTCGGCCAGTTCGTCTATCGCGTCGCAGGTGCCGCCCGCCGCCGGAAGCGCCATGGCGCAGAAGTACCTCGGCACCGACGAAATCACGGTGGTGACCTTCGGGGACGGGGCCACCAGCGAGGGCGACTGGCACGCGGGCATGAACATGGCGGGCGCGATGGGGGCACCCTGCCTGTTCGTGTGCGAGAACAACCAGTGGGCCATCAGCACCCACATCCGGCACCAGACGGCTTCCGAAAACATCCATGTCAAGGCCAGGGCGTATGGCATGCCCGGCTTTTACGTGGACGGCAACGACGTGGTCGCCGTGATGGAAGTCTGCCACCACGCCGCCGAGTGGGTGCGCGCAGGCAACGGCCCCGCGCTGGTCGAGTGCCTGACCTACCGCGTGGGGTCGCACTCCAACGCCGACGCCGACGCCGAAAAGAGCTACCGTACCCGCGACGAGGTGAACGAGTGGCTGGGCCGCGACCCCATTCAGCGCGTCGAGAACCTGCTCGAGTACCTCGGCGACCCCATCAGCGCCGAGGAACGCGCCGGAATGATTGCCGCCATTCACAAGCAGATCGACGAGGACGTGCTGCGGGCCGAGGCCGCCGGGTATCCCGACTGGCGCATCATGTTCGAGGACGTGTATTCCGACCTGCCCGACCACCTGCGGCAGCAGGAAGTGATGCTGCGCGAGGAGCAGGGGGGACAGGCATGA
- a CDS encoding aminotransferase class V-fold PLP-dependent enzyme, translating to MDFASLRADLIGSEAVIRTPFGERRVTYADYVASGRALRSVEDRVRRLALPLYANTHTEDSATGAHSTHLTHEAHEYVKTQLGADASCKLVFCGSGSTAAVRRMQEILGISVGGIHRQTVLDALPEHERPVVFVGPYEHHSNEVSWRETLADVVEIPLCARGNLDLDALVAALKDPRYARRPRIGSFSAASNVTGLLTDTRTVARILHTHGAYAFFDFAASAPYVAIDMKPGQPDGYDAVFLSPHKFVGGPGTPGLLCFREELYRLSSPSTAGGGTVRYVSRTKHAFVDDIEAREDAGTPAILGKIRTALAFRVKEQLGVRALTEREHELFGRAVARLGAHPRVRLLGNPDAPRLAFLSFLVRAEDGTYLHPRFVVRLLNDLFGIQSRGGCACAGPYGHALLDIDDERSERYFQCIMGDLDGLKPGWTRLNLAPWATDEEADFLLSAIEFVAEHGEKFLPLYDFDWKTGSWTHAQDAAPPSLFGDVQPQRGGGEVPYADYLREAAALAQGLSVTARRPVPENVPGDLVFFAY from the coding sequence ATGGACTTCGCCAGCTTAAGGGCCGACCTCATCGGGTCGGAGGCCGTCATCCGCACCCCGTTCGGTGAGCGGCGGGTCACCTATGCCGACTACGTGGCATCGGGCCGGGCGCTGCGCAGCGTGGAGGACCGGGTGCGCCGCCTCGCGCTGCCGCTCTACGCCAACACCCACACCGAGGACAGCGCCACCGGAGCGCACTCCACCCACCTGACCCACGAGGCGCACGAGTACGTCAAGACGCAGCTGGGGGCGGACGCGAGCTGCAAACTGGTGTTCTGCGGCTCGGGCAGCACGGCGGCGGTGCGGCGCATGCAGGAGATTCTGGGCATCAGTGTCGGCGGCATCCACCGTCAGACGGTGCTGGACGCCCTCCCGGAACACGAGCGCCCGGTGGTGTTCGTCGGCCCCTACGAGCACCACTCCAACGAAGTGAGCTGGCGCGAGACGCTGGCGGACGTGGTGGAAATTCCGCTGTGTGCGCGGGGCAACCTCGACCTGGACGCGCTGGTGGCGGCGCTCAAGGATCCGCGCTACGCCCGCCGCCCCAGAATCGGGTCGTTCAGCGCGGCGAGCAACGTCACCGGCCTACTCACCGACACCCGCACCGTTGCCCGGATTCTGCACACGCACGGGGCCTACGCCTTCTTCGACTTCGCGGCGAGTGCGCCCTACGTCGCCATCGACATGAAGCCGGGACAGCCCGACGGGTACGACGCCGTGTTCCTCAGCCCCCACAAGTTCGTCGGCGGCCCCGGCACCCCCGGCCTGCTGTGCTTCCGGGAGGAGCTGTACCGGCTGAGCAGCCCCAGCACGGCGGGCGGCGGCACGGTGCGGTATGTCAGCCGCACCAAACACGCCTTCGTGGACGATATCGAGGCGCGGGAAGACGCGGGCACGCCCGCCATCCTCGGCAAGATTCGCACGGCGCTGGCGTTCCGGGTCAAGGAGCAGCTCGGCGTGAGGGCACTCACCGAGCGCGAACACGAGCTGTTCGGGCGGGCGGTCGCCCGTCTGGGTGCGCACCCCCGCGTTCGACTGCTCGGCAACCCGGACGCGCCCCGGCTGGCATTCCTGTCGTTTCTGGTCAGAGCCGAGGACGGCACCTACCTGCACCCGCGCTTCGTGGTGCGGCTGCTCAACGACCTGTTCGGGATTCAGTCGCGCGGCGGCTGCGCCTGTGCCGGGCCGTACGGTCATGCACTGCTCGACATTGACGACGAGCGGTCCGAGCGGTATTTCCAGTGCATCATGGGCGACCTCGACGGCCTCAAGCCCGGCTGGACGCGCCTGAACCTCGCGCCCTGGGCCACCGACGAGGAAGCCGACTTTCTGCTGTCCGCCATCGAGTTCGTGGCCGAACACGGCGAGAAGTTCCTGCCGCTCTACGACTTCGACTGGAAAACCGGGTCCTGGACACACGCCCAGGACGCCGCGCCGCCCTCGCTGTTCGGCGACGTGCAGCCGCAGCGGGGCGGGGGAGAGGTCCCCTACGCCGACTACCTGCGCGAAGCGGCGGCACTGGCGCAGGGTCTGAGCGTGACCGCGCGGCGCCCGGTGCCGGAGAACGTGCCGGGGGATCTGGTGTTTTTCGCGTACTGA
- the mnmG gene encoding tRNA uridine-5-carboxymethylaminomethyl(34) synthesis enzyme MnmG, which translates to MKGWNVIVIGGGHAGLEAAWAAAKFSRVALLVGNPATVGRMPCNPAVGGPGKSQLVFEVQALGGLMGRLADDTAIHTRMLNASKGPAVQSLRVQNERDAYAERAQDVIFGHSEIDIVRGEAADLESDGQGGWFVVTTDGRRLHARSVVLAAGTFMRGVTWYGRQSRPEGRQGEPPSRFLSAPLERGGHVLKRYKTGTPPRVRADSVRFADLLEIPADPQPRGFTGAPGPRAAESPTWQTHTTPQTHALIQANLHESPMYAGDIEGLGPRYCPSIEDKVVKFAHHDRHLLFVEPDGVQTSEVYLQGFSSSLPPRLQDELVRTLPGFEQAVIQRYAYAVEYDVVDSTELTLNLESKKLPGLFTAGQLNGTSGYEEAAAQGLVAGTAAARRSLGLDEQFIGRETGYLGVLLDDLVFKGSDEPYRMMTSRVEHRLLVRQDNADERMTPLGHALGLVDDAELRQVQDKYARVQRGIESLSKQRLQGQTADAWLRRPELSLSDVEALGAQVPADLSAAEREAVEIRVKYAGYIARAESQLRSEAKARDLSLSGVDFAGISALSNEAREKLTRLQPQTVEQASRISGVRHADISALLVHLKGHHASGDVPRET; encoded by the coding sequence ATGAAGGGCTGGAATGTCATCGTCATCGGCGGGGGCCACGCGGGGCTGGAAGCGGCGTGGGCGGCGGCCAAGTTCTCGCGGGTCGCCCTGCTCGTCGGCAATCCGGCGACGGTGGGCCGGATGCCGTGCAACCCGGCAGTCGGTGGGCCGGGCAAAAGCCAGCTCGTCTTCGAGGTGCAGGCCCTCGGCGGGCTGATGGGTCGCCTGGCCGACGACACCGCCATCCACACCCGGATGCTCAACGCGAGCAAAGGCCCCGCCGTGCAGTCCCTGCGGGTCCAGAACGAACGCGACGCCTACGCCGAACGCGCCCAGGACGTGATTTTTGGACATTCCGAAATCGACATCGTGCGCGGAGAAGCCGCCGACCTGGAAAGTGACGGGCAGGGCGGCTGGTTCGTCGTCACCACCGATGGCCGCCGACTTCACGCCCGCAGCGTGGTGCTGGCCGCCGGAACCTTCATGCGCGGCGTGACGTGGTACGGCAGGCAGTCGCGCCCGGAGGGCCGACAGGGCGAGCCGCCCTCACGTTTTCTGTCGGCCCCGCTGGAACGCGGCGGACACGTGCTCAAGCGCTACAAGACCGGCACCCCGCCCCGCGTCCGGGCCGACTCGGTGCGCTTTGCCGACCTGCTGGAAATCCCTGCCGACCCGCAGCCGCGCGGCTTTACCGGTGCCCCTGGCCCCCGCGCCGCCGAGTCCCCGACCTGGCAGACCCACACCACGCCGCAGACCCACGCGCTGATTCAGGCCAACCTCCACGAGTCGCCCATGTATGCCGGGGACATCGAGGGCCTGGGGCCGCGTTACTGTCCGAGCATCGAGGACAAGGTGGTCAAGTTCGCGCACCATGACCGCCACCTGCTGTTCGTGGAACCCGACGGCGTCCAGACGAGCGAGGTGTATCTCCAGGGGTTTTCTTCGTCGCTGCCCCCGCGTCTTCAGGACGAACTGGTGCGCACCCTGCCGGGCTTCGAGCAAGCGGTGATTCAGCGCTACGCCTACGCCGTCGAGTACGACGTGGTGGACTCCACCGAACTCACCCTGAACCTCGAATCGAAGAAGCTACCGGGCCTGTTTACCGCCGGACAGCTCAACGGAACCAGCGGTTACGAGGAGGCGGCGGCGCAGGGCCTCGTCGCGGGCACGGCGGCGGCACGGCGCTCGCTTGGGCTGGACGAGCAGTTCATCGGGCGTGAAACCGGGTATCTGGGCGTGCTGCTCGACGATCTCGTGTTCAAGGGCAGCGACGAGCCATACCGCATGATGACCAGCCGGGTGGAGCACCGTCTGCTGGTTCGCCAGGACAATGCCGACGAACGGATGACGCCGCTGGGACACGCGCTTGGGCTGGTGGATGACGCCGAGTTGCGACAGGTGCAGGACAAATACGCCCGGGTCCAGCGCGGCATTGAGAGCCTGAGCAAGCAGCGTCTGCAAGGCCAGACCGCCGACGCCTGGTTGCGCCGTCCCGAGCTGTCGCTGAGCGATGTGGAGGCGCTGGGCGCCCAGGTGCCCGCCGACCTCAGCGCCGCCGAGCGCGAAGCCGTGGAAATCCGCGTGAAGTACGCCGGGTACATCGCCCGAGCCGAGTCGCAACTGCGTTCGGAGGCCAAAGCCCGTGACCTCAGCCTGAGTGGCGTCGATTTTGCGGGCATTTCTGCCCTGTCGAACGAGGCCCGCGAGAAACTGACGCGCTTGCAACCCCAGACGGTGGAGCAGGCCAGCCGCATTTCCGGCGTCCGGCACGCCGATATCAGCGCCCTGCTGGTCCACCTCAAGGGCCATCATGCCAGCGGTGACGTTCCACGGGAAACTTGA
- a CDS encoding class I SAM-dependent methyltransferase, which translates to MTTDQQRLDANARQFDRIAARYDALGFLTRAALALAETVRVPTGGRVLDVATGTGTVALALASQAAEVVGTDIAPAMLQQARARAVGCPNVQFVSAEATALPFADQSFDAVVCGAGLFFVPDMPAALREWRRVLRPGGEVVFSAFGRGLLGPLPGLWRETLAGEGIKPGAPPLGRIGTVEAASDLLVQAGFQGGAAELLVLPYALPTPAERWSDIAAGLEGLPLADLTPEQRVALKTEHLKALQPLFAAGPLTVPLPLILAHGYRDAGESNGGGVAL; encoded by the coding sequence ATGACCACCGATCAGCAGCGCCTTGACGCGAATGCACGGCAGTTTGACCGCATTGCCGCCCGCTACGACGCGCTGGGTTTCCTGACCCGGGCGGCGTTGGCCCTGGCCGAAACCGTTCGTGTTCCGACTGGAGGTCGGGTGCTTGACGTGGCGACGGGAACCGGCACGGTGGCGCTGGCGCTGGCGTCCCAGGCGGCGGAAGTGGTCGGGACCGATATTGCCCCTGCCATGCTCCAGCAGGCGCGGGCACGTGCGGTTGGGTGCCCCAACGTGCAATTCGTGTCGGCTGAGGCAACTGCTCTGCCCTTCGCCGACCAGAGTTTCGATGCGGTGGTGTGTGGAGCCGGCCTCTTTTTCGTGCCTGACATGCCAGCGGCCCTGCGCGAGTGGCGACGGGTGCTGCGGCCCGGTGGCGAGGTGGTCTTCAGCGCGTTCGGGCGGGGACTGCTCGGGCCACTGCCGGGGCTGTGGCGAGAAACGCTGGCCGGGGAAGGCATTAAACCTGGGGCGCCCCCCCTGGGCCGCATCGGAACGGTCGAGGCCGCGAGCGACCTGCTGGTCCAGGCGGGTTTTCAGGGAGGTGCCGCCGAGTTGCTCGTTCTGCCCTACGCCCTGCCCACACCCGCCGAGCGCTGGTCGGACATTGCCGCCGGACTCGAGGGCTTGCCCCTTGCCGACCTCACCCCGGAGCAGCGGGTAGCCCTAAAAACCGAGCATCTGAAGGCGTTGCAACCACTCTTCGCGGCGGGTCCACTGACCGTACCGCTTCCCCTGATCTTGGCGCACGGCTACAGGGACGCTGGAGAGTCGAACGGCGGAGGCGTTGCGCTGTAG
- a CDS encoding VanW family protein: MKRLLLSALLALPGAAQAAQPASAPAQNLQLTFSGELKTIDGGQLVTSPVTRNWTLPAKWVARSREYGKLSTYLTPYLDRVEKETFVRGRPARFEQVGGKWVATDQPEWKLDRKATEAKLLEAIRNGETTLAVVYSEKVPQRSVALLAERGVTRNLASARSSFTGSPDFRVKNIVVGSAKLDYQWVAPGEDFDFNKSMGEINAANGFVPGYIIAGGTLALEDGGGICQVSTTIFRALWEAGLPITERHQHSHRVSYYDPIGYEATVYAPHKNLRMKNDTGAYLFIQASWNTATQKLRFDVFGTDTGRRAKISAPVVTDVKPAAAPSFTPDKQVALGQQRLLDQPMEGMTSVITRTVTLRDGTVKQDSIKSVYRPWGAVYGVHPNDPRLKQTGAKR, encoded by the coding sequence ATGAAGCGTCTTCTCCTTTCTGCCCTGCTCGCGCTGCCTGGCGCAGCACAAGCGGCGCAACCGGCCTCCGCCCCGGCTCAGAACCTGCAACTCACCTTCAGCGGCGAACTCAAAACGATAGACGGCGGCCAGCTCGTGACTTCCCCGGTGACCCGGAACTGGACCCTGCCCGCCAAATGGGTGGCCCGCAGCCGTGAGTACGGCAAGCTCAGCACCTACCTGACTCCCTACCTGGACCGCGTGGAAAAGGAAACCTTCGTGCGGGGGCGTCCGGCCCGCTTCGAGCAGGTCGGGGGCAAGTGGGTGGCGACCGATCAGCCCGAATGGAAGCTGGACCGCAAGGCGACCGAGGCCAAACTGCTGGAGGCCATCCGGAACGGCGAAACCACCCTGGCCGTGGTGTACAGCGAAAAGGTGCCCCAGCGCAGTGTGGCGCTGCTGGCCGAGCGCGGGGTCACGCGCAACCTCGCCAGCGCCCGCAGTTCGTTCACCGGCAGCCCGGACTTCCGGGTCAAGAACATCGTCGTGGGGTCGGCCAAGCTCGATTATCAGTGGGTGGCCCCCGGCGAGGACTTCGATTTCAACAAGTCGATGGGTGAAATCAACGCGGCCAACGGCTTTGTTCCGGGGTACATCATTGCGGGTGGCACCCTGGCGCTGGAAGACGGCGGCGGCATCTGTCAGGTCAGCACCACCATCTTCCGCGCCCTGTGGGAAGCGGGCCTGCCCATCACCGAGCGCCACCAGCACAGCCACCGGGTGAGCTACTACGACCCCATCGGCTACGAGGCGACGGTCTACGCGCCCCACAAGAACCTGCGGATGAAAAACGACACCGGCGCGTACCTGTTTATCCAGGCGAGCTGGAACACCGCCACCCAGAAACTGCGTTTCGACGTGTTCGGCACCGACACCGGGCGCCGGGCCAAAATCAGTGCTCCGGTGGTGACGGACGTCAAACCTGCCGCCGCCCCCAGCTTCACCCCCGACAAGCAGGTGGCCCTGGGACAGCAGCGGCTCCTCGACCAGCCGATGGAAGGCATGACCAGCGTCATCACCCGCACCGTCACCCTCCGCGACGGCACGGTCAAGCAGGACAGCATCAAGAGTGTGTACCGGCCCTGGGGCGCCGTGTACGGGGTGCATCCCAACGACCCCCGCCTGAAGCAGACCGGGGCGAAGCGCTGA
- the purK gene encoding 5-(carboxyamino)imidazole ribonucleotide synthase, which translates to MTTRPSPTLGILGGGQLAQMLALAALPLGVKVRVLEPDPQAPARLCAEHLQAPYTDPVGLDALAECDAVTLEFENVPVGALDALRGRVPVRPGAELLARSKHRAREKHALREAGAQTAPFVEIAAPSDLEGALERVGGRGILKTSELGYDGKGQVRVASQEELGRGWAELGQVPCILEGFVAFEREVSLAVARTPDGRVAFGPLVENVHRNGILRTSVYPAHSPDGTEARAREMARAVAEGWGLEGLLTLEFFQLPGGELLVNEVAPRVHNSGHLTQDGGGVSQFEAQVRAVLGLPLTDWSPLLPCAMVNDVGVEGATPDWAAVDTLPGTRVHLYHKAHRPGRKLGHVNLVAPDEPTLRERLRQLELLIP; encoded by the coding sequence ATGACGACGCGGCCCTCGCCCACCCTGGGCATCCTCGGCGGCGGGCAACTCGCCCAGATGCTGGCCCTCGCCGCCCTGCCGCTGGGGGTGAAGGTGCGGGTCCTCGAACCCGACCCGCAGGCACCCGCCCGGCTGTGTGCCGAGCATTTGCAGGCCCCCTACACCGACCCGGTAGGGCTGGACGCCCTGGCAGAGTGCGACGCGGTGACGCTGGAATTCGAGAATGTTCCGGTGGGGGCGCTGGACGCCCTGCGGGGCCGCGTGCCCGTGCGCCCGGGGGCCGAGCTGCTCGCCCGGTCCAAGCACCGCGCCCGTGAGAAACACGCGCTCAGGGAAGCCGGAGCGCAGACCGCGCCTTTCGTGGAAATTGCGGCGCCGAGTGACTTGGAAGGTGCCCTGGAGCGGGTCGGGGGCCGGGGCATCCTGAAAACGTCCGAACTCGGTTACGACGGCAAGGGGCAGGTGCGCGTGGCTTCGCAGGAAGAGCTGGGCCGGGGCTGGGCCGAACTCGGGCAGGTGCCCTGCATTCTGGAAGGCTTCGTGGCTTTCGAGCGCGAAGTCAGTCTGGCGGTGGCCCGCACCCCCGACGGGCGCGTCGCCTTCGGGCCGCTGGTCGAAAATGTCCACCGCAACGGGATTTTGCGCACCTCGGTCTACCCCGCCCACTCTCCGGACGGCACCGAGGCCCGCGCCCGTGAGATGGCCCGCGCGGTGGCCGAGGGCTGGGGGCTGGAAGGGCTGCTCACCCTGGAGTTTTTCCAGTTGCCGGGCGGCGAGCTGCTGGTCAACGAGGTGGCTCCCCGCGTCCACAACTCCGGGCACCTGACCCAGGACGGCGGCGGCGTCAGCCAGTTCGAGGCGCAGGTCCGGGCCGTGCTGGGCCTGCCGCTGACCGACTGGTCTCCCCTGCTGCCCTGCGCGATGGTCAACGATGTCGGTGTGGAGGGGGCGACCCCCGACTGGGCCGCTGTCGACACCCTTCCTGGAACGCGCGTGCACCTGTACCACAAGGCCCACCGTCCGGGACGCAAGCTGGGGCACGTCAATCTGGTCGCTCCGGATGAGCCGACGCTGCGTGAGCGCCTCAGGCAACTCGAACTGCTGATTCCCTGA